From a single Caldisericia bacterium genomic region:
- a CDS encoding stalk domain-containing protein: MTSFKKLLIIILTIFLGILFLKASVAQQREIAQVGVIGVMPDDYVGAFTLLWANTVESDFNSELSFPMQGMKFKNGYLYVLDTSYGRVHVFDKNLKHVKVFGELGYGDGKLQYPADLDVDDTGNIYVADFFNNYIVKFSPLGDVLLQFGEEGVDEGKFNGPSGIAVSKDGKIFVSDQLNSRIQVFSDKGEFLKTIKVDDIVNPEGMTIDEENNLWVVDAKSCKIFKLDLDGNVLFSFGGKGSQDTQFVYPFDIEVKGNYIYIVDRGLGTPLNPCIKKFDKNGNFVLKFGKRGTKLPLQPGEFLTPAGVAVDDEENVYTFDAGYFYGPGNPFGWPRTTRLTVFDKNGNFKTKIDYDYSIEGRLINPISASVDSSGNIWVAHWANFADIGEIVIFNSDGKFLKKITGISEDKPFAVIGGVLCGKNEVYVSSGIEGAPISVFDLQGNFLRILENCKDTILQPYQMVFDNKGRIWVVTRNFMVYAISPTDGTILKEFQIKGEANAIAVDSNNNIYVATFDHYVDVYDENGKLLRKIGKGGGRALEKFWFPTGVAVDKDGVVYVGDTENGRIQMFKDDGTFLGSTPRGYYELAHLFIGQDGMIYAADLFHNVVRIISPFGEKLQDYSFSITSDAIEKITKPGIEVSFNLTISNKGAKQDTYEINLVSNVYDWKVVYPKEVAVNSKEKGSFEVKVLPPTSAKIGDEMIVELEIKSKGDPTIVKKISLKVILATRTKVLINKIDVDLDSSFEIPILIQEVENLYGFGFTLTYDKEFLDFEDVIEGEFLKKDGVSTLFLKNVNEEKGEIIVGVSRTGKVQGVSGEGVLIKFKFKALKLGKVDLKISNLILKDPDLNEIKANIEIGEVNIVEPDKKPPILTLTLPSEVKTPDLVISGKITDESGIKYLKVNGKDIQIKGDGTFTYMLTLVEGMNKILIEAEDTRGNKLTKEYYVNYVKRIVLKLTIGNKIMLVNDREQEIDVPPQIIEGRTLLPIRWVAEPLGANVGWDPNEKKVTVSLKDITIELWIGKNIARVNGINTPIDQNNPKVVPMIISGRTMLPVRFVAENLGCKVDWDPTTKTVIITYPKD, translated from the coding sequence CCCAACAAAGAGAAATTGCACAAGTAGGAGTTATTGGTGTTATGCCTGATGATTATGTAGGAGCATTTACGCTACTCTGGGCAAATACTGTTGAAAGCGATTTTAATTCTGAACTCTCTTTTCCAATGCAAGGAATGAAATTTAAAAATGGTTATCTTTATGTTCTTGATACATCTTATGGTAGGGTTCATGTATTTGATAAAAATCTAAAACATGTTAAAGTTTTTGGAGAATTGGGATATGGAGATGGAAAACTTCAATATCCAGCGGATTTAGATGTTGACGATACGGGTAACATCTATGTTGCAGATTTCTTTAATAATTATATTGTCAAATTTTCCCCACTTGGAGATGTGCTTCTTCAATTTGGAGAAGAAGGAGTTGACGAAGGAAAATTCAATGGTCCATCAGGTATTGCCGTATCAAAAGATGGAAAAATTTTTGTTTCAGATCAATTGAATTCAAGAATTCAAGTTTTTTCAGATAAAGGAGAATTTCTAAAAACAATAAAAGTTGATGATATTGTTAATCCTGAAGGAATGACGATTGATGAAGAAAATAATCTTTGGGTTGTTGATGCAAAAAGTTGTAAAATATTTAAACTTGACTTAGATGGGAATGTTTTATTCTCTTTTGGAGGAAAAGGGTCTCAAGATACACAATTTGTTTATCCTTTTGACATTGAAGTAAAGGGAAATTATATTTATATTGTAGATAGAGGATTAGGAACACCCTTAAACCCGTGTATTAAAAAATTTGATAAAAATGGAAATTTTGTCTTAAAATTTGGTAAAAGAGGTACAAAGTTACCACTTCAACCTGGAGAATTCTTAACACCAGCAGGAGTTGCTGTTGATGATGAAGAAAATGTTTATACATTTGATGCAGGCTACTTTTATGGACCAGGAAATCCATTTGGATGGCCCAGAACAACAAGATTAACAGTTTTTGATAAAAATGGAAATTTTAAAACAAAAATAGATTATGATTATTCAATTGAAGGGAGATTAATAAATCCTATTTCTGCATCAGTTGATTCTTCAGGAAATATATGGGTTGCACACTGGGCAAACTTTGCTGATATTGGTGAAATTGTTATTTTTAATAGTGATGGAAAATTTTTAAAGAAAATAACTGGAATTTCTGAGGATAAACCATTTGCAGTAATTGGTGGGGTTTTATGTGGAAAAAATGAAGTTTATGTATCTTCAGGAATAGAAGGAGCGCCAATTTCTGTTTTTGATTTACAGGGAAATTTCTTAAGAATTTTAGAAAATTGTAAAGACACAATACTTCAACCATATCAAATGGTATTTGATAACAAGGGTAGAATTTGGGTTGTTACAAGAAATTTCATGGTGTATGCTATTTCACCAACAGATGGAACAATTTTAAAAGAATTTCAAATTAAAGGTGAAGCAAACGCAATCGCAGTTGACTCAAATAATAATATTTATGTCGCAACATTTGATCATTATGTAGATGTTTATGATGAGAATGGAAAACTCTTAAGAAAAATTGGAAAAGGCGGGGGAAGGGCACTAGAAAAGTTCTGGTTCCCAACTGGTGTTGCTGTTGATAAAGATGGCGTAGTGTATGTTGGGGATACAGAAAATGGAAGAATTCAAATGTTTAAAGATGACGGAACATTTTTAGGTTCAACACCAAGAGGATATTATGAACTTGCTCATCTTTTTATTGGGCAAGATGGAATGATTTATGCTGCAGATCTTTTCCATAATGTAGTAAGAATTATCTCTCCATTTGGTGAAAAATTACAAGATTATTCGTTTTCAATTACTTCAGATGCAATTGAAAAAATTACAAAACCAGGAATAGAAGTGTCATTCAACTTAACAATTTCTAATAAAGGAGCAAAACAAGATACTTATGAAATTAATTTAGTTTCTAATGTATACGATTGGAAAGTTGTATATCCAAAAGAAGTAGCAGTTAATTCAAAAGAGAAAGGAAGTTTTGAAGTAAAAGTTTTACCACCCACTTCTGCAAAAATAGGTGATGAAATGATAGTAGAACTTGAAATTAAATCTAAAGGAGACCCTACTATTGTAAAGAAAATTTCATTAAAGGTTATACTTGCTACAAGAACAAAGGTTTTAATAAATAAAATTGATGTAGATCTTGATTCATCATTTGAAATTCCAATTCTTATTCAAGAAGTTGAAAATTTATATGGTTTTGGATTTACATTAACTTATGATAAGGAGTTTCTTGATTTTGAAGATGTAATTGAAGGAGAATTCCTTAAAAAAGACGGAGTATCAACTCTATTTTTAAAAAATGTTAATGAAGAAAAGGGGGAAATTATTGTTGGAGTATCAAGAACAGGTAAAGTTCAAGGTGTAAGTGGTGAAGGAGTTTTGATAAAATTTAAATTTAAAGCACTTAAATTAGGAAAGGTTGATTTGAAAATTTCAAATCTAATCTTAAAAGATCCTGATCTTAATGAAATAAAAGCAAATATTGAAATTGGTGAAGTAAATATAGTTGAACCAGATAAAAAACCACCTATTTTAACATTAACACTTCCAAGCGAAGTAAAAACACCAGATTTAGTGATTAGTGGAAAAATTACTGATGAAAGTGGAATTAAATATCTTAAAGTCAATGGAAAGGATATTCAAATAAAAGGAGATGGTACATTTACTTATATGTTAACTCTTGTTGAAGGAATGAATAAAATTTTAATTGAGGCTGAAGATACACGTGGAAATAAATTAACAAAGGAGTATTATGTTAATTATGTAAAAAGAATTGTATTAAAACTTACAATTGGAAATAAAATTATGTTGGTTAATGACAGAGAACAAGAGATAGATGTTCCTCCACAAATTATTGAAGGAAGGACTCTTCTTCCAATTAGATGGGTTGCAGAACCTCTTGGTGCAAATGTTGGTTGGGATCCAAATGAAAAGAAAGTAACAGTTTCACTTAAAGATATCACAATTGAACTTTGGATTGGAAAGAACATTGCAAGAGTTAATGGCATAAATACGCCAATTGATCAAAATAATCCTAAGGTGGTTCCTATGATTATCTCTGGTAGAACCATGCTTCCAGTAAGATTTGTTGCAGAAAATTTAGGATGTAAAGTAGATTGGGATCCAACTACAAAAACTGTAATAATAACATACCCAAAGGATTAA
- a CDS encoding YraN family protein, whose product MNKKNLGNLGEELAITYLKSKGYKIITRNFRTRFGEIDIVCEKGDSIIFIEVRTKSDLSTILPEESITKKKIEKYKKLALEYLEVSERKYKEIKFEFLGIEYKNNKNYQITHIENFID is encoded by the coding sequence ATGAATAAAAAAAATTTAGGAAATTTAGGTGAAGAATTAGCAATTACTTATCTAAAAAGCAAAGGGTATAAAATAATTACAAGGAATTTTAGAACAAGATTTGGAGAAATTGATATAGTATGTGAAAAAGGTGATTCTATAATTTTCATTGAAGTTAGAACAAAAAGTGATTTAAGTACAATTCTACCAGAAGAAAGTATAACTAAAAAGAAAATTGAAAAGTATAAAAAATTAGCACTTGAATATCTTGAAGTATCAGAAAGAAAATATAAAGAGATAAAATTTGAATTCTTAGGAATTGAATATAAAAATAATAAAAACTATCAAATAACTCATATTGAAAATTTTATTGATTAG
- the rlmB gene encoding 23S rRNA (guanosine(2251)-2'-O)-methyltransferase RlmB, which translates to MYLDDNYKVFNKNEIIEAIKENKLIKVIFKFGYKNKELENILKQNKIPFTYKDEEFFRNFDKSVNFLGFISPVEIYSLSEIETNKESFYVLPLNIEDPHNLGAIIRSAEIFGAKGVILPKRRSTPITETVIKSSTGAIFHLKIYEFSGTVNSIKELKKKGFWIISLDMSGEIELNKFNPPKPFILIVGGEDKGINKKVLEESDFIIKIKTFGKTKSLNTSVALGIALYELTKSNQ; encoded by the coding sequence TTGTATTTAGACGATAATTATAAGGTTTTTAATAAAAATGAAATTATTGAAGCAATTAAAGAAAATAAACTTATAAAAGTAATTTTTAAATTTGGTTATAAAAATAAAGAATTAGAAAATATATTGAAACAAAATAAAATACCCTTTACATACAAAGATGAAGAATTTTTTAGAAATTTTGATAAAAGTGTTAATTTTTTAGGGTTCATATCCCCAGTAGAAATTTATTCATTAAGTGAGATTGAAACAAACAAAGAAAGTTTTTATGTGTTGCCTTTAAATATTGAAGATCCACATAATCTTGGTGCAATAATAAGAAGTGCTGAAATTTTTGGTGCAAAAGGGGTAATATTACCTAAAAGAAGAAGTACACCTATAACTGAAACAGTTATAAAATCTTCAACTGGCGCAATTTTTCATTTAAAGATATATGAATTTAGTGGAACAGTAAATTCAATAAAAGAATTAAAGAAAAAAGGTTTTTGGATCATTTCGCTTGATATGAGTGGAGAAATTGAACTAAACAAATTTAATCCTCCTAAACCATTTATTTTAATAGTAGGTGGTGAAGATAAAGGAATAAATAAAAAAGTTCTTGAAGAAAGCGATTTTATAATAAAAATAAAGACATTTGGAAAAACAAAATCTTTGAACACATCAGTTGCTTTAGGAATTGCTTTATATGAATTAACAAAATCTAATCAATAA
- the cysS gene encoding cysteine--tRNA ligase: MIKVYNTLTRRKEEFITREKDKVYMYVCGLTPDNYPHIGHARPLVIYDTIKRYLKFKGYDVKYVQNYTDIDDKIIKRSLEWGLTPKEIAETFINMYKKYIELLNIDTENNLYPRVTEHIDEIIKMVKDLQDKSFAYETETGVYFEVSKFKDYGKLSNRKVDELIKGVRIEIDETKKSPLDFALWKKVKEGEVFWDSPWGKGRPGWHIECSVMSIKYLDFGFDIHGGGIDLIFPHHENEIAQGEAWKGDKPVVRYWLHNGLITINKEKMSKSVGNILTIEDILKKYEPEVLRLFLLSSDYHSPIDYTDEKIEKTRNEYYKIREFYSIVEGLSQKGDLEDEPSRNLLNSLFNEFIEFMDDDFNTQGAIGVIFKLINKFNSNEIKGEYKFLKEILDKMLNILGIKISFKVVENLKNELIKILKDYNFYLPEDEKLEESELIKKITEERKKLRENREFKKSDEIRNRLIELGYEIRDGRKETIVFRR, encoded by the coding sequence ATGATAAAAGTTTATAATACCTTAACAAGAAGAAAAGAAGAGTTTATTACAAGAGAAAAAGATAAAGTTTATATGTATGTTTGTGGTTTAACTCCAGATAATTATCCTCATATAGGACACGCAAGACCACTTGTTATATACGATACAATTAAAAGATATTTAAAATTTAAAGGTTATGATGTTAAGTATGTACAAAATTATACCGATATAGATGATAAGATAATCAAAAGAAGTTTAGAATGGGGTCTTACACCTAAAGAAATAGCAGAGACTTTTATAAATATGTATAAAAAGTATATAGAACTATTAAATATTGATACAGAGAATAATTTATATCCGAGAGTTACTGAACATATAGATGAAATTATTAAAATGGTAAAAGATCTTCAAGATAAAAGTTTTGCATATGAAACAGAAACTGGAGTTTACTTTGAAGTTAGTAAATTTAAAGATTATGGAAAACTTTCTAATAGAAAAGTCGATGAGTTAATTAAGGGTGTAAGAATAGAAATTGATGAGACAAAGAAAAGTCCTCTTGATTTTGCTTTATGGAAAAAAGTAAAAGAGGGAGAAGTATTCTGGGATTCTCCTTGGGGAAAAGGGAGACCTGGTTGGCATATTGAATGTTCAGTGATGTCAATAAAGTATCTTGATTTTGGTTTTGATATTCATGGTGGTGGTATAGATCTTATATTTCCACATCATGAAAATGAAATTGCTCAAGGTGAAGCATGGAAGGGCGATAAACCTGTTGTAAGATATTGGCTCCATAATGGACTAATAACAATTAATAAAGAGAAGATGTCTAAATCAGTTGGTAACATTTTAACAATTGAAGATATACTTAAAAAATATGAACCTGAGGTGTTAAGGTTATTTTTATTATCTTCAGATTATCACTCACCAATAGATTATACTGATGAAAAGATAGAAAAAACAAGGAATGAATATTATAAAATTAGAGAGTTTTATTCAATAGTTGAAGGTTTGTCCCAAAAAGGAGATTTAGAAGATGAGCCATCAAGAAATTTATTAAACTCACTTTTTAATGAATTTATAGAATTTATGGATGATGATTTTAACACTCAAGGAGCAATTGGAGTTATTTTTAAATTAATTAATAAGTTTAATTCTAATGAAATAAAAGGAGAATATAAATTTTTAAAAGAGATTCTGGATAAAATGTTAAATATTCTTGGAATTAAAATATCATTTAAAGTTGTAGAAAACTTAAAAAATGAATTAATAAAAATATTAAAAGATTATAATTTTTATCTACCAGAAGATGAAAAGTTAGAAGAAAGTGAATTGATTAAAAAAATTACTGAAGAGAGAAAAAAATTGAGAGAAAATAGAGAATTTAAAAAATCAGATGAAATAAGAAATAGATTAATTGAACTTGGATATGAGATAAGAGATGGGAGAAAAGAAACAATTGTATTTAGACGATAA
- the gltX gene encoding glutamate--tRNA ligase has translation MIRVRFPPSPTGFMHIGNVRTALFNYLFARKNNGKFILRIEDTDRERSKKEYEDDIIEGLKWLNINWDEGPDIGGPYGPYRQSERIEIYKFYINKLLEEGKAYLCFCSEDELEKDREEMLKKGLMPKYSRKCRNLSKEQIEEKLKKNPNPVVRFKTPLSGEVIVEDELRGKLIFPIENLDDFVIMRSDGMPTYNFAVVIDDALMKINFVIRGEDHLHGNTPRQILIYKALDFPLPKFIHLPMILGEDHTKLSKRHGSVSLRDYRNEGYLPEALVNYMALLGFSPKTKEKEIFSLQELIEEFSIENLSKSNAIFSPSKLRWMNHKYIEMLSLEELFKKVKEFYLNRNFEIKDDEWLMEFLRLMRDHIFVLSDIKNLINDIYKPEELSEEKLSYLKENKNLIYEFYNSIKNLHNWNENNILNLIKDIGKKLSLKGKSLYHPLRVLITHKDEGPEIYIYIYLLGKEETLNRIKEVINKI, from the coding sequence ATGATTAGAGTAAGATTTCCACCTTCACCAACTGGTTTTATGCATATTGGGAATGTAAGAACAGCTCTTTTTAATTATCTTTTTGCCAGAAAAAACAATGGAAAATTTATTTTAAGAATAGAAGATACAGATAGAGAGAGATCCAAAAAAGAGTATGAAGACGATATAATTGAGGGATTAAAATGGTTAAATATAAATTGGGATGAGGGTCCTGATATAGGTGGACCATATGGACCGTATAGACAATCTGAGAGAATTGAGATTTATAAATTTTATATAAATAAACTTTTAGAAGAGGGTAAAGCCTATCTCTGTTTCTGTAGTGAGGATGAATTAGAAAAAGATAGAGAAGAGATGTTAAAGAAAGGTCTTATGCCTAAATATTCAAGAAAATGTAGAAATTTAAGTAAAGAACAAATTGAAGAGAAATTAAAAAAGAATCCAAATCCAGTTGTTAGATTTAAGACTCCTTTAAGTGGAGAAGTTATAGTTGAGGATGAGTTAAGAGGGAAACTTATATTTCCAATTGAAAACCTTGATGATTTTGTAATTATGCGTTCAGATGGAATGCCAACTTATAATTTTGCTGTTGTTATTGATGATGCTTTAATGAAAATAAATTTTGTCATAAGAGGTGAAGATCATCTTCATGGAAATACACCAAGACAAATTTTAATTTATAAAGCATTAGATTTTCCTTTACCAAAATTCATACATTTACCAATGATACTTGGAGAAGATCATACAAAACTCTCGAAAAGACATGGATCAGTTTCATTAAGAGACTATAGAAATGAAGGTTATCTTCCAGAAGCACTAGTTAATTATATGGCTCTTCTTGGGTTTTCACCCAAAACAAAAGAGAAGGAAATTTTTTCGCTTCAAGAACTTATAGAAGAATTTAGCATAGAAAACCTTTCTAAAAGCAATGCAATTTTTTCTCCCTCAAAATTAAGATGGATGAATCATAAATATATAGAGATGTTATCATTAGAAGAACTTTTTAAAAAAGTCAAAGAGTTTTATTTAAATAGAAATTTTGAAATTAAAGATGACGAGTGGCTAATGGAATTTTTAAGACTTATGAGAGATCATATTTTTGTTTTGAGCGATATTAAAAATCTGATAAATGATATTTATAAACCAGAAGAACTTTCAGAAGAAAAACTTTCTTATTTGAAAGAAAATAAAAATTTGATCTATGAATTTTATAATTCTATTAAAAATCTTCATAACTGGAATGAAAATAATATTTTAAATTTAATAAAAGATATAGGAAAAAAACTTTCTCTGAAAGGAAAAAGCCTCTATCATCCGTTAAGAGTTCTTATTACTCATAAAGACGAAGGTCCAGAAATTTACATATATATTTATTTACTTGGCAAAGAGGAAACTCTAAATAGAATAAAGGAGGTAATTAATAAAATATGA
- a CDS encoding CDP-alcohol phosphatidyltransferase family protein: protein MLPDFFTFLRILSGFFILYLSIFNINNFYLYFYTILFGWTTDILDGYLARLLNIEGKLGKYDFQIDLFFEWSFFFYLFRINYINEKIFIIYNVIFFLILFFYYNKTLLMTIQAPVTFSPFIIAILYYKDLRIIILFWILINLLLFYKRFIKVVKEYIEGIPSHNLNKNENYYRHKTKK, encoded by the coding sequence ATGTTACCGGATTTTTTTACATTTTTAAGAATTTTAAGTGGATTTTTCATACTTTATCTTTCTATTTTCAATATAAATAATTTTTATCTATACTTTTACACAATTTTATTTGGATGGACAACAGACATTTTAGATGGATATTTAGCAAGATTACTAAACATTGAGGGTAAACTTGGTAAATATGATTTTCAAATTGATCTATTTTTTGAATGGTCCTTTTTCTTTTATCTATTTAGAATAAATTACATAAATGAAAAAATTTTTATAATTTATAATGTTATTTTCTTTCTTATTTTGTTTTTTTACTACAACAAAACTCTTTTAATGACAATACAAGCACCAGTTACTTTTTCACCATTTATAATTGCAATTTTATATTATAAAGATCTAAGAATAATAATTCTGTTTTGGATTTTAATAAATCTTCTTCTCTTTTATAAGAGATTTATCAAAGTAGTTAAGGAATATATAGAGGGCATCCCAAGTCATAACCTTAATAAAAATGAAAATTATTATAGGCATAAGACTAAAAAATAA
- a CDS encoding trigger factor: MNLSIKNSEKNKVLYEISFDKEEIQNEYKEVLNYYAKRVKVPGFRPGKAPLNLIKNIIGTETIFDEIKKRLRDKTIEKVFNDVKNLFPSVDVDFSNFNFDNPIFYLTTYLIPNVNNIDLNEIVRELRQVTDEEIENRITLIKEEAKEFIPKEGAIEKGDYVILKYKFVENEEEKEISLIVGENKNLLEEYVYGMNVGDKKDIEIQGKKIIIEIIEVKKPKYPELDENFFNDFEVSNLDEFKEKVKNTIIKERFNEEFIESFINKKLIEINDFYVPKTYIDDETTHRIEHLKEELLKSGISLEEFLKARNETIEDLRKNFDKSSQEQIKLDIILSLLSKDIEVSDDDIKFYFPDNYQYIIQDNEQKERVESYIKKLKFIKNLIEEIKKSGGADGI, encoded by the coding sequence TTGAACTTATCAATCAAAAATTCTGAAAAAAATAAAGTTTTATATGAAATTTCTTTTGATAAAGAAGAAATACAGAATGAATATAAAGAAGTTTTAAATTATTATGCAAAAAGAGTAAAAGTCCCTGGTTTTAGACCTGGCAAGGCTCCTTTAAATTTGATAAAAAATATAATTGGAACAGAGACTATTTTTGATGAAATAAAGAAAAGATTAAGAGATAAAACTATTGAAAAAGTTTTTAATGATGTTAAAAATCTATTTCCCTCAGTTGATGTAGATTTTAGTAATTTTAATTTTGATAATCCAATTTTTTATCTTACAACTTATTTAATACCAAATGTTAATAATATAGACTTAAATGAAATTGTAAGGGAATTAAGACAAGTAACAGATGAAGAGATTGAAAATAGAATCACTTTAATAAAAGAAGAAGCAAAAGAGTTTATTCCTAAAGAAGGAGCAATTGAAAAAGGAGATTATGTTATCTTAAAATATAAATTTGTAGAAAATGAAGAAGAAAAAGAAATATCTTTAATTGTGGGAGAGAATAAAAATTTACTTGAAGAATATGTTTATGGAATGAATGTTGGTGATAAAAAAGATATTGAAATTCAAGGAAAAAAAATTATAATTGAAATTATTGAGGTAAAAAAACCAAAATATCCTGAACTCGATGAAAACTTCTTTAATGATTTTGAAGTTTCAAATTTAGATGAATTTAAAGAAAAAGTTAAAAATACCATAATTAAAGAGAGATTTAATGAAGAGTTTATTGAATCATTTATAAATAAAAAATTAATTGAAATTAATGATTTTTATGTTCCTAAGACATACATTGATGATGAAACAACCCATAGAATTGAGCATCTTAAAGAAGAACTTCTAAAAAGTGGCATCTCTCTTGAGGAGTTTCTTAAAGCCAGAAATGAAACAATTGAGGATTTAAGAAAAAATTTTGATAAGAGCTCTCAAGAACAAATAAAACTCGATATTATTCTAAGTTTACTTTCAAAGGATATAGAAGTTAGTGATGATGATATTAAATTTTATTTCCCTGATAATTATCAATATATAATTCAAGATAATGAACAAAAAGAAAGAGTTGAATCATATATTAAAAAGTTAAAATTTATAAAAAATTTAATTGAAGAAATAAAGAAAAGTGGTGGAGCAGACGGGATTTGA
- a CDS encoding peptidylprolyl isomerase, producing the protein MKKRFDIKYKKKKILRYFIFFIIILIVVLLSYFKFISWWQNESKIAARVGNDIITYEDLENRILLNVGLENIYSPTFQERYVTIKKQVLEEIIGDSLIMKYAIEKGYTAPTKIEGFDEYTESDKVRKYYVSLIENEIMNEIVKNIKENELIDYYNKNKIEFIKLKAQVIYIKSDKGDPDYKEKEKRIYEAYEKILNGVPFERVVSEYSDEKENNGITDYFDIFKYIGPVNEIIFNLKVGEISKPITTVKGFYIFKILDRIEGYNFFKEEVKKRYIKHRVEIELANLKESLKYENESIIQYGNKVEKLIEWYNKVLLGRGG; encoded by the coding sequence ATGAAAAAGAGATTTGATATAAAGTATAAAAAGAAAAAAATTTTAAGGTATTTTATTTTTTTTATTATTATTTTAATAGTTGTTTTATTATCATATTTTAAATTTATCAGTTGGTGGCAAAATGAATCTAAAATAGCAGCAAGAGTAGGAAATGATATTATTACATATGAGGATTTAGAAAATAGAATTTTATTAAATGTTGGATTAGAAAATATTTATTCACCAACTTTTCAAGAGAGATATGTAACAATAAAAAAGCAAGTTCTTGAGGAAATCATCGGAGATTCTTTAATTATGAAATATGCAATTGAAAAAGGTTATACAGCACCAACTAAAATTGAGGGTTTTGATGAATATACAGAAAGTGATAAGGTTAGAAAATATTATGTTTCTTTAATTGAAAATGAAATTATGAATGAAATTGTTAAAAACATTAAAGAAAATGAATTAATAGATTATTATAATAAAAATAAAATTGAATTTATAAAATTAAAGGCTCAAGTTATTTATATAAAATCAGATAAAGGCGATCCAGATTACAAAGAGAAAGAAAAAAGAATATATGAAGCATATGAAAAAATTTTAAATGGTGTTCCTTTTGAGAGAGTTGTTAGTGAATATTCTGATGAGAAAGAAAATAATGGAATAACTGATTACTTTGATATCTTTAAATATATTGGGCCAGTTAATGAAATTATTTTTAATTTAAAGGTTGGAGAAATATCAAAGCCAATCACGACAGTAAAGGGGTTTTATATATTTAAAATATTAGATAGAATTGAAGGTTATAATTTTTTCAAGGAAGAAGTTAAAAAAAGATATATTAAACATAGAGTTGAGATAGAGTTAGCAAATTTAAAAGAAAGTTTAAAATATGAAAATGAATCAATAATCCAATATGGTAATAAAGTTGAAAAATTAATTGAATGGTATAACAAAGTTTTATTAGGAAGAGGAGGTTAA
- a CDS encoding DUF554 domain-containing protein, with protein MKGTFFNIFTVVIGSLIGILIGSRFPERIKKIAFDGVGLSSLTLGIMLALKTDNIIIMVFSILFGGIIGEILKIEEFLNGVGDKLKSKIKTDSPFTEGFITSTLVFCVGSMAIIGSINEGLTGDATILYTKSILDGVTSIALSSALGIGVMFSIFPILIYQGGITLLSTLIKGLFTEHTINMITGVGGVLIIGIGLNLLGLKKIKLSNFLPALIIAFILSLFIK; from the coding sequence ATGAAAGGCACTTTTTTTAACATTTTTACAGTAGTTATAGGTAGTTTAATTGGAATTTTAATTGGCTCAAGGTTTCCAGAGAGAATTAAAAAAATTGCTTTTGATGGAGTTGGTCTTTCTTCTTTGACACTTGGAATTATGCTCGCATTAAAAACAGATAACATTATAATAATGGTATTTTCTATTCTATTTGGTGGCATAATAGGAGAAATTTTAAAAATTGAAGAATTTTTAAATGGAGTAGGAGATAAATTAAAATCGAAAATTAAAACAGATTCTCCATTTACAGAAGGTTTTATTACTTCAACACTTGTTTTTTGTGTAGGTTCAATGGCTATAATTGGTTCAATAAATGAAGGTTTGACAGGGGATGCAACAATTTTATATACAAAATCAATTTTGGATGGAGTAACATCTATAGCCCTCTCATCTGCCTTAGGAATTGGAGTAATGTTTTCAATTTTTCCAATATTAATTTATCAAGGAGGAATAACTCTTCTATCAACATTAATTAAAGGATTATTCACAGAACATACAATAAATATGATTACTGGTGTTGGTGGTGTATTAATTATTGGTATTGGTTTAAATTTATTAGGTTTGAAAAAAATAAAATTATCAAATTTTCTTCCTGCATTAATTATTGCATTTATATTATCACTTTTTATTAAATAA